A single region of the Salvia miltiorrhiza cultivar Shanhuang (shh) chromosome 8, IMPLAD_Smil_shh, whole genome shotgun sequence genome encodes:
- the LOC131001670 gene encoding bZIP transcription factor 27-like isoform X1: MWTSSSSTSSSPSPSPFRHPKSMEEVWKDITLAASDLHLNPSPRGVILQDFFSKDPPPSSVPSPSPPPPPPTMLTLSSAAADHFGPLLFQPQPILHPTAFDAVVPDDIAAAGKKRFPDFDRTSGDRRHKRMIKNRESAARSRARKQESLSLSLSSPNTTYFQLLVKNLILHPFRYKKFNLARNHLQAYTNELELEVAHLLEENARLRKQQEKFYREAAAEHQKRKPLHRTSTAPF; the protein is encoded by the exons ATGTGGACATCTTCTTCCTCCACCTcctcctccccctccccctctccCTTCCGCCACCCCAAATCCATGGAGGAAGTCTGGAAAGACATTACCCTCGCTGCCTCCGATCTCCACCTCAACCCCTCCCCCCGCGGCGTCATCCTTCAGGACTTCTTCTCCAAAGATCCGCCGCCCTCCTCCGTCCCCTCCCCctctcctccgccgcctccccccaCAATGCTCACCCTCagctccgccgccgccgatcaCTTCGGCCCCCTTCTCTTCCAGCCCCAGCCCATTCTCCACCCCACCGCCTTTGATGCCGTCGTCCCCGACGATATCGCCGCCGCAGGCAAAAAGAGGTTCCCCGATTTCGACCGGACCTCCGGCGACCGCCGCCATAAGCGTATGATCAAGAACCGCGAGTCTGCTGCTCGCTCCAGAGCTAGAAAACAGGaaagcctctctctctctctctcatcaccCAACACAACTTACTTTCAGCTTCTTGTCAAAAATTTAATCTTGCACCCTTTCAGATACAAAAAATTTAATCTTGCCAGAAATCATTTACAGGCTTATACAAATGAGCTTGAATTGGAAGTAGCCCATTTGCTTGAAGAGAATGCCAGGCTCAGAAAACAGCAAGAAAAG TTTTATAGAGAAGCAGCTGCCGAGCACCAGAAAAGGAAGCCTCTCCATAGAACTTCCACTGCTCCATTTTGA
- the LOC131001701 gene encoding protein IQ-DOMAIN 20, protein MGRHKDHPWWRAIPRKLFRSSPSHSHPDDSNAAVVLHTNNGNFSQELNSSPQEENAGSDFLSKEDMAAITIQSCFRGHLARRAYKALRSLVRLQALVRGVIVRRQARIALDCMHALARLQITVRARQLLLNN, encoded by the exons ATGGGCCGGCACAAAGACCATCCATGGTGGAGGGCCATTCCGAGGAAACTTTTCCGGTCATCGCCGTCGCATAGCCATCCCGACGACAGCAACGCCGCTGTTGTCCTCCACACAAACAATGGCAACTTCAGCCAAGAACTCAACAGCAGCCCACAAGAAGAGAATGCCGGTTCAGATTTCCTGTCCAAGGAAGACATGGCAGCCATTACAATCCAATCATGCTTTCGGGGTCATCtt GCGAGACGAGCTTATAAGGCGCTGCGGAGCTTGGTGAGGCTGCAAGCTCTGGTTCGAGGGGTGATAGTGAGAAGACAGGCTCGCATAGCTCTGGATTGCATGCATGCACTGGCTCGCCTTCAGATCACAGTTCGAGCTCGACAGCTGCTGCTCAACAATTAG
- the LOC131001670 gene encoding bZIP transcription factor 27-like isoform X2, with product MWTSSSSTSSSPSPSPFRHPKSMEEVWKDITLAASDLHLNPSPRGVILQDFFSKDPPPSSVPSPSPPPPPPTMLTLSSAAADHFGPLLFQPQPILHPTAFDAVVPDDIAAAGKKRFPDFDRTSGDRRHKRMIKNRESAARSRARKQAYTNELELEVAHLLEENARLRKQQEKFYREAAAEHQKRKPLHRTSTAPF from the exons ATGTGGACATCTTCTTCCTCCACCTcctcctccccctccccctctccCTTCCGCCACCCCAAATCCATGGAGGAAGTCTGGAAAGACATTACCCTCGCTGCCTCCGATCTCCACCTCAACCCCTCCCCCCGCGGCGTCATCCTTCAGGACTTCTTCTCCAAAGATCCGCCGCCCTCCTCCGTCCCCTCCCCctctcctccgccgcctccccccaCAATGCTCACCCTCagctccgccgccgccgatcaCTTCGGCCCCCTTCTCTTCCAGCCCCAGCCCATTCTCCACCCCACCGCCTTTGATGCCGTCGTCCCCGACGATATCGCCGCCGCAGGCAAAAAGAGGTTCCCCGATTTCGACCGGACCTCCGGCGACCGCCGCCATAAGCGTATGATCAAGAACCGCGAGTCTGCTGCTCGCTCCAGAGCTAGAAAACAGG CTTATACAAATGAGCTTGAATTGGAAGTAGCCCATTTGCTTGAAGAGAATGCCAGGCTCAGAAAACAGCAAGAAAAG TTTTATAGAGAAGCAGCTGCCGAGCACCAGAAAAGGAAGCCTCTCCATAGAACTTCCACTGCTCCATTTTGA